tattttaaaacatgaataacaattttaaaaaaaaagatatttgtttggaaatttggatagcaatttaaaaatatgtttgtttggaaacatgaataacagtTAAAAaggtttgtttgaaaacatgaacaTCAtcgcattataaaatatataattttgtttgaaaacatagataacaatatattaatatattaagaaaataataaatttatgttattaaaaattggaaatatattatattatgaaaactatctatttgagctaactttaaaatatacgaaaatgagttaatttaattatctaaaatatcatttgactaaaataattataaaaaaattaaagtttatacgtatatatatttcaaatcaaaaaataatttaaagttgatttatatcaaaaattgattcaaaatatacatatattcaaaagtttatgtttactaaaatattttccaatgaccagtattaaaaatgtttatatataagaaaatacaatacaaattcaaatttcatattaccaacttaaattatgatttttatatttcacattaaattttaaaaatataatatatgtgattatttatatgatagtacgtataaaatactattagttatatgtttGCTCCAATTTTAAAGGAAAcaaatagattgtgaattaggggtgggcgttcgggtactcattcgggtTTTGTTAGGATCTGTTTGGATTTTGGttttccggggtcaaagatttagTCCCGttcgaatatttctaaattttggtttgggttcattcgggttcggataacccatttaaattatttttaaaattcattatatactttaaattctcaaaatctataaaaaataatatattacatataaatttaaaaatatatgtcagaatacctaaacttaatatataaattggtttgatttaaatattagatagataatcaataattcttttaagtaattttggtgttttgagtatacattaacaattttagatatttaaatttgactatttatatatattttcaattatttaaaagtaccatatatattctggatgttttgatatacattaaatttaaaaaataatatatataagcatataaattcggatatccgaaatacttcggttcggatcggattcggtttcacTTCTCTAAATacaaatttttgaataatttggatatttaatcaatttcggttttggtttggtACTTCATTTTGGATTGAgatcggttcgattttttggatttagattttttgaccaactctaatattgacatgaaaaacaaataagaacatattttataaaagaatacatccgcacgggcgtgcgggtcaaaatctagtcacgATTAATTTACAAGTACACATAACTTATCGATAAAATACAATCGTTGCGTCCCTTAACAGCGTATGTATACCATGCATACTtcagaaatataatttaaattagacGTCGATTAAGAAAGGAAcatattagaaaagaaaaagaaacttatATCATGCATATTTCTAGTATATTTCGATATGTAAATAATTAGCATTATTAAAGAAATGACAGAAAATTACAGAGGTAGATCCGTAGATACAACAAACAAAACAGTTCAAGAAAACCACAGACGCATCGACCTGGTCCTACATTACATTTCAAGTGAGCCCATGTCTTGTTAGTCCAACCAATTAGATCACTTCCTCTATTCCCTTCTTATCAACATCATTTATAGTTTCCATAATTTCGGATATCTAGTTTCCCAATTACATAAAACGTGACACTTAATTCAGCTAAGTTTACACCCGTTTGGTGAACAAACTAATTAAGGAGGAGCAATCAATCAGTTACTCGAAAACAGAAACGATGAAAGCACACGCGTGTAATATGTATTCTATCCATTATTATATAACATCATAAAGTTGATGacccaaataaaataataagtttaaatacattatataaaaaaataaattaatccaTTTACGCCTCATACCTTTACATATATCATCAAACTTCCTCTCATTTCTCTACATCAAACTCATTCTCTTTTTATACTCTACACCACCAAGTACCAACAATATATATGAGAACGATGGTAGACTTGGGTAGAGAAAGAAGCAGCCATCTACGAGTCATTAACTCTCCAACCAACGTTGACTGTGCCCGTGAAGTCCGTCTCCGACGAACTCTACGTTCCCTCATCGAGTGCTTAATCCCATACTGTTGTACTTACCAATCTCTTCCCTCCGACCATAACGATACAGTATCTTCCTCTTTCTCCGACAAAACCGGTGCCGTTGTTACCGGAACATTCTTCGGTCACCGTCATGGCCACGTCAGCTTCTGCCTCCAAGACGACACTCACCCGTTCTCTCGGTCGCCTCTCCTCCTACTCGAGCTAGCCGTTCCCACCGCCGCTCTAGCTCGGGAGATGGAGGA
The sequence above is drawn from the Raphanus sativus cultivar WK10039 chromosome 7, ASM80110v3, whole genome shotgun sequence genome and encodes:
- the LOC108816208 gene encoding protein MIZU-KUSSEI 1, translated to MRTMVDLGRERSSHLRVINSPTNVDCAREVRLRRTLRSLIECLIPYCCTYQSLPSDHNDTVSSSFSDKTGAVVTGTFFGHRHGHVSFCLQDDTHPFSRSPLLLLELAVPTAALAREMEEGFLRIALRSKSNRRDNILDVPVWSMYCNGRKVGFAVKREMTESDVVFLQMMKSVSVGAGVVPNGETLYLRTKFERVTGSSDSEAFHMVNPEGSYGQELSIFLLRS